The Streptomyces seoulensis genome contains a region encoding:
- a CDS encoding arginine repressor: protein MSQAQDHDSAAGAGPAVPQTRTARHRRIVDILNRQPVRSQSQLAKLLADDGLSVTQATLSRDLDELNAVKIRNTDGDLIYAVPSEGGFRTPRAPLGGSAKEERMRRLSQELLISAEASANLVVLRTPPGAAQFLASAIDQAELHDILGTIAGDDTLMLISRDPTGGQALADHLLRLAQNAP, encoded by the coding sequence ATGAGTCAGGCGCAGGACCACGATTCCGCGGCGGGTGCCGGGCCCGCGGTGCCGCAGACCCGCACGGCCCGCCACCGCCGGATCGTGGACATCCTCAACCGGCAGCCGGTGCGCTCGCAGAGCCAGCTCGCCAAGCTGCTCGCCGACGACGGGCTGAGCGTCACCCAGGCGACGCTCTCCCGCGACCTGGACGAGCTGAACGCGGTCAAGATCCGCAACACCGACGGCGACCTGATCTACGCGGTGCCCAGCGAGGGCGGCTTCCGTACCCCGCGCGCACCGCTGGGCGGCTCCGCCAAGGAGGAGCGGATGCGGCGGCTGTCCCAGGAGCTGCTGATCTCCGCCGAGGCGTCCGCCAACCTCGTCGTGCTGCGCACCCCGCCCGGCGCCGCGCAGTTCCTCGCCTCGGCCATCGACCAGGCCGAACTGCACGACATCCTCGGCACCATCGCCGGCGACGACACCCTGATGCTCATTAGCCGCGACCCCACCGGCGGCCAGGCCCTCGCCGACCATCTGCTGCGGCTGGCCCAGAACGCGCCGTGA
- a CDS encoding FAD:protein FMN transferase, with protein MGTVFSFDVRGGDPEEVRAALESAVAGLHRVDAVFSTYREDSEVSRLAREELTPDQCAPEVAEVLELAAEAERVSDGWFSTRYRGTLDPTGIVKGWSAERAARSLAAVAGVCGVSVNGGGDVQMLGTPEPHRAWRVGVADPLRPGGLAAVVSAAGADELAVATSGTAERGAHIVDPRTGRSAVTDLVAVTVVTPRLTWADCWATAAFAMGSRAGLAWLESLPDVEGLLITAGDEVRCTGGLATRLG; from the coding sequence ATGGGGACCGTCTTCTCCTTCGACGTGCGCGGCGGCGACCCCGAGGAGGTGCGCGCGGCGCTGGAGAGCGCGGTCGCGGGACTGCACCGGGTGGACGCCGTGTTCAGCACCTACCGCGAGGACAGCGAGGTCTCCCGGCTGGCGCGCGAGGAGCTGACGCCGGACCAGTGCGCTCCCGAGGTCGCCGAGGTGCTGGAGCTGGCGGCCGAGGCGGAGCGGGTCAGCGACGGCTGGTTCAGCACCCGGTACCGGGGGACGCTGGACCCGACCGGCATCGTCAAGGGCTGGTCCGCCGAGCGGGCCGCGCGCTCGCTGGCCGCCGTGGCCGGTGTGTGCGGGGTCAGTGTGAACGGCGGCGGTGACGTCCAGATGCTGGGGACGCCCGAGCCGCACCGGGCCTGGCGGGTGGGCGTGGCCGACCCGCTCCGGCCGGGCGGGCTGGCGGCGGTGGTCTCTGCGGCCGGTGCGGACGAGCTGGCGGTGGCCACCTCGGGCACGGCCGAGCGCGGCGCGCACATCGTGGACCCCCGAACCGGCCGCTCCGCGGTGACGGACCTGGTCGCGGTCACCGTCGTCACCCCCCGCCTGACCTGGGCCGACTGCTGGGCCACGGCCGCCTTCGCGATGGGCTCCCGCGCGGGCCTGGCCTGGCTGGAGTCCCTCCCGGACGTGGAGGGGCTGCTGATCACGGCGGGCGACGAGGTGCGCTGCACAGGGGGTCTGGCGACCCGGCTGGGCTGA
- a CDS encoding FMN-binding protein has translation MRKSHPIRRVMLATAATVSGVVLLLSLKPASDPASASAAAPPASAAAEESPQGGQAGAQASDQAGTVTGDAAQTPYGAVRVRLTVSGGKISKAEAVEAPKGPTSDEKTALAVPRLNQAALAAQSADIDSVSGATYTSTGYKKSLQSALDQVKKGSAGGSSGAAQARTVTGKAEQTPYGPIQVRVTLSGKKITKAEAVQAPKGGESDQKTALAVPRLNQAAVASGNADIDSVSGATYTSTGYKKSLQSALDQAGG, from the coding sequence ATGAGGAAGAGCCACCCCATTCGGCGCGTGATGCTGGCCACCGCGGCCACCGTGTCCGGTGTCGTGCTGCTGCTGTCGCTGAAGCCCGCCTCCGATCCGGCCTCCGCCTCGGCGGCGGCCCCGCCGGCGTCGGCCGCGGCCGAGGAGTCGCCGCAGGGCGGACAGGCCGGTGCCCAGGCGTCGGACCAGGCCGGCACGGTGACCGGGGACGCGGCGCAGACGCCGTACGGTGCCGTGCGGGTCCGGCTGACGGTCAGCGGCGGGAAGATCAGCAAGGCGGAGGCCGTCGAGGCGCCCAAGGGCCCGACCAGCGACGAGAAGACGGCGCTCGCCGTGCCCCGGCTCAACCAGGCGGCGCTGGCGGCGCAGAGCGCGGACATCGACTCGGTGTCGGGCGCCACCTACACCAGCACCGGGTACAAGAAGTCGCTCCAGTCGGCGCTGGACCAGGTGAAGAAGGGCTCCGCGGGCGGGAGTTCCGGGGCCGCGCAGGCCCGTACCGTCACCGGGAAGGCCGAGCAGACGCCGTACGGGCCGATCCAGGTCCGGGTCACGCTCAGCGGGAAGAAGATCACCAAGGCGGAGGCCGTCCAGGCGCCCAAGGGCGGCGAGAGCGACCAGAAGACCGCACTGGCCGTACCGCGGCTGAATCAGGCGGCCGTCGCGTCGGGGAACGCGGACATCGACTCGGTGTCCGGGGCCACCTACACGAGCACCGGGTACAAGAAGTCGCTCCAGTCGGCGCTGGACCAGGCCGGTGGCTGA
- a CDS encoding ferredoxin reductase family protein: protein MTTTLAGGRAARRQTMRRIRPRRSPAVPLLLAVWAGAAAVLWLWWHNTPSIADNAGRVLNAGRITGLLAGYLMALVVLQMARVPALERRVGSDRVARWHAMSGRYTLSLVVAHVFLTMWGYALQAGKSLGDIVQQTVDSVNQLPDMGKAAIGTGLFVVIGLSSIGVVRRRLPYDTWYHVHLLTYAAVFLTFWHQITTGNDFAVEPSAKTFWYVLYGAVTALVLWYRVIVPVRLNLRHRMRVEAVIEESPGIVSVLISGRKLHRMGAEAGQFFRWRFLAPGMRFSSHPYSLSAAPRPGMLRITVKAIGDHSARLRELEPGTGVWAEGPYGALTAQRRSRGKVLLVAGGVGITPMRALFETLPGASGDITLLYRANTTQDLALWDELAAIAEERGARLMYAVNSPDGERPDISAENLRRKMPDIDRHDVFMCGPPGFAQSVYEALRGAGVPARRIHHESFEM, encoded by the coding sequence GTGACCACCACGCTCGCAGGCGGACGTGCCGCCCGCCGCCAGACGATGCGCCGCATCCGCCCGCGCCGCTCGCCGGCCGTCCCACTGCTGCTCGCGGTGTGGGCGGGCGCGGCGGCCGTGCTGTGGCTCTGGTGGCACAACACGCCCTCGATCGCCGACAACGCGGGCCGCGTCCTGAACGCGGGCCGGATCACCGGTCTGCTGGCCGGGTACCTGATGGCGCTGGTCGTGCTCCAGATGGCGCGCGTACCGGCGCTGGAGCGGCGGGTCGGCTCGGACCGGGTGGCCCGTTGGCACGCGATGAGCGGCCGCTACACGCTCAGCCTGGTCGTCGCGCACGTCTTCCTCACCATGTGGGGGTACGCCCTCCAGGCGGGCAAGTCGCTCGGCGACATCGTGCAGCAGACCGTCGACTCGGTGAACCAACTGCCCGACATGGGCAAGGCGGCCATCGGCACCGGCCTGTTCGTGGTGATCGGCCTCTCGTCCATCGGGGTCGTGCGGCGCAGGCTGCCGTACGACACCTGGTACCACGTGCATCTGCTCACCTACGCCGCGGTGTTCCTGACCTTCTGGCACCAGATCACCACCGGTAACGACTTCGCGGTGGAGCCGTCCGCCAAGACCTTCTGGTACGTGCTGTACGGTGCGGTCACCGCGCTGGTGCTCTGGTACCGGGTCATCGTGCCGGTCCGGCTGAACCTGCGGCACCGGATGCGGGTGGAGGCGGTGATCGAGGAGTCGCCGGGCATCGTGTCGGTGCTGATCTCGGGGCGGAAGCTGCACCGGATGGGCGCGGAGGCGGGCCAGTTCTTCCGCTGGCGGTTCCTGGCGCCGGGGATGCGGTTCAGCTCGCACCCGTACTCGCTGTCGGCCGCGCCCCGGCCGGGCATGCTGCGGATCACCGTGAAGGCGATCGGCGACCACAGCGCCCGGCTGCGCGAGCTGGAGCCGGGGACCGGGGTGTGGGCGGAGGGCCCGTACGGGGCGCTCACCGCGCAGCGGCGCAGCCGGGGCAAGGTGCTGCTCGTGGCGGGCGGCGTCGGCATCACGCCGATGCGGGCACTGTTCGAGACGCTGCCGGGCGCCTCCGGTGACATCACGCTGCTGTACCGGGCCAACACCACGCAGGACCTGGCCCTGTGGGACGAGCTGGCCGCGATCGCCGAGGAGCGGGGCGCCCGGCTGATGTACGCGGTGAACAGCCCGGACGGCGAGCGGCCGGACATCTCGGCGGAGAACCTCCGGCGCAAGATGCCCGACATCGACCGCCACGACGTCTTCATGTGCGGGCCGCCCGGCTTCGCGCAGTCGGTGTACGAGGCACTGCGCGGCGCGGGTGTCCCCGCCCGGCGTATCCATCACGAGTCTTTCGAGATGTGA
- a CDS encoding L,D-transpeptidase family protein, protein MRRRLVTALVSASFCALGLAPAEPSAGTPLPALLADTGGGTQLITAEAPDAGSTTGTLTWWDLRHGRWTAAGTAPARFGAAGLVAGTERQQGTNTTPAGLYDLPFGFGIEAPPTGTRVKYLPVQKSSWWCQDNDSRAYNRWTDPLPADCRASESEHLVSYATQYAHALVIGFNYHRPVRGRGAGIFLHVNGKAATAGCVSVPSDAMTDVLRWADPARRPHIAIGTEGGATALTRY, encoded by the coding sequence ATGCGCCGCCGCCTGGTCACCGCCCTCGTGTCCGCCTCCTTCTGCGCGCTCGGTCTCGCGCCCGCCGAGCCGTCCGCCGGCACCCCGCTGCCCGCGCTCCTCGCGGACACCGGCGGGGGCACGCAGCTCATCACCGCCGAGGCGCCGGACGCCGGCTCCACCACCGGCACGCTCACCTGGTGGGACCTGAGGCACGGCCGGTGGACGGCGGCCGGGACGGCGCCCGCGCGGTTCGGGGCGGCCGGGCTGGTGGCGGGCACCGAGCGACAGCAGGGCACCAACACCACCCCGGCCGGGCTGTACGACCTGCCGTTCGGCTTCGGCATCGAGGCACCTCCGACCGGGACACGCGTCAAGTACCTTCCGGTGCAGAAGAGTTCATGGTGGTGCCAGGACAACGACAGCCGCGCCTACAACCGTTGGACGGACCCCCTCCCCGCCGACTGCCGCGCCTCGGAGTCCGAGCACCTGGTCTCCTACGCCACCCAGTACGCCCACGCCCTGGTCATCGGCTTCAACTACCACCGTCCGGTGCGCGGGCGCGGCGCGGGCATCTTCCTGCACGTCAACGGCAAGGCGGCCACGGCGGGTTGCGTCTCGGTGCCCTCCGACGCCATGACCGATGTCCTCCGCTGGGCCGACCCGGCCCGCCGCCCGCACATCGCCATCGGGACCGAGGGCGGGGCCACCGCGCTCACCCGCTACTGA